The Streptomyces sp. RKAG293 genome includes a region encoding these proteins:
- a CDS encoding alpha-hydroxy acid oxidase, producing MTQERALLHVRDFEEEAHRRLSPPVWDYLAGGSGDESAVHANQAVLDRLGLRPRVLTGTAGPDLGTTLLGRPLRVPLGVAPMAHHRLFHPEGEVATAQGAGSAGALFIASIFANRTLQEMAGAASGPLWLQLYWLRRRDQLEKLVAGAEEAGFGALVLTVDAPVVARRPRDLRNGFSVPADVRAVNLDSAVMATTHRAVAGTSALAAHSAEQFDASVGWADLAWLRGRTKLPLLLKGVLTAQDARLAVEHGMDGVVVSNHGGRQLPGAVTAVAALPEIAAEVRGRCAVLVDGAFRHGSDVLKALALGADTVLIGRPALWGLTCGGSTGVAAVLGLLRDELAEAMLLCGLPGLGPVDGTVLHPHRPPGRRPL from the coding sequence GTGACCCAAGAGCGCGCGTTATTGCACGTCAGGGATTTCGAAGAAGAGGCTCACCGGCGCCTTTCCCCGCCGGTGTGGGACTATCTGGCCGGGGGCAGCGGAGATGAATCCGCCGTCCATGCCAACCAGGCCGTGCTGGACCGGCTGGGACTGCGTCCACGGGTCCTCACCGGCACCGCCGGGCCCGACCTCGGCACCACCCTGCTGGGCCGCCCGCTGCGGGTGCCGCTCGGAGTGGCGCCGATGGCGCACCACCGGCTCTTCCACCCGGAGGGTGAGGTGGCCACCGCCCAGGGGGCGGGTTCCGCCGGCGCCCTGTTCATCGCCAGCATCTTCGCCAACCGGACACTGCAGGAGATGGCCGGCGCGGCGTCCGGGCCGCTGTGGCTGCAGCTGTACTGGCTGCGCCGCCGCGACCAGTTGGAGAAGCTGGTCGCCGGCGCCGAGGAGGCCGGATTCGGCGCGCTGGTGCTCACGGTGGACGCCCCGGTGGTCGCCCGCAGACCGCGGGACCTGCGCAACGGCTTCTCCGTCCCCGCGGACGTGCGCGCGGTCAATCTGGACTCCGCGGTCATGGCCACCACCCATCGCGCCGTCGCCGGCACCTCGGCGCTCGCGGCCCACTCCGCCGAGCAGTTCGACGCCTCGGTGGGCTGGGCCGATCTGGCCTGGCTGCGCGGGCGCACCAAGCTGCCGCTGCTCCTCAAGGGCGTACTGACCGCCCAGGACGCCCGGCTCGCGGTCGAGCACGGCATGGACGGCGTCGTCGTCTCCAACCACGGCGGGCGCCAACTGCCCGGCGCGGTCACAGCGGTGGCGGCGCTGCCCGAGATCGCCGCCGAGGTGCGCGGACGGTGCGCGGTGCTCGTCGACGGCGCGTTCCGCCACGGCTCCGACGTCCTCAAGGCGCTGGCGCTGGGCGCCGACACCGTCCTGATCGGACGGCCCGCGCTGTGGGGGCTCACCTGCGGCGGCTCCACCGGGGTGGCGGCGGTACTCGGCCTGCTGCGCGACGAACTGGCCGAGGCGATGCTGCTCTGCGGCCTGCCGGGACTCGGCCCGGTCGACGGGACCGTGCTCCATCCGCACCGGCCGCCCGGCAGACGTCCCCTCTAG
- a CDS encoding acyltransferase domain-containing protein gives MHATRTVPCPLGAQSPDALGALARELVAKLTADPGVSPAQAARGLAGSPAGPHRAVVLADDRAGLLDGLAALAAGLPADHLVTGQAVTGAGTAFVFPGQGSQWPGMATELYAGSDVFRDRIDAVAAELGRWTDWNLLDAMAGAEGAPGFERVDVVQPALFAMMVSLAAQWESYGVAPTAVIGHSQGEIAAAHVAGILSLQDAVRIVVMRGRVLRKLTGRGGMLSVPMPYEWVERYVAEHSARLALAAENGPGNLVVSGDVPALEELVQRCAEEGVRARMVKVDYPSHSPQIDEIRDELLAGIAGVAPRPGRIPYYSSVAAGRIDGTELDAGYWFRNLRRTVRFESAVRAAADDGHLRFVESSPHPVLVRGLQRTLREVPDGRVIESVRRGEGGPDRFLRSAAEAYTHGADVAWPGALFS, from the coding sequence TTGCACGCCACCCGCACCGTTCCCTGTCCGCTCGGCGCCCAGTCGCCCGACGCGCTCGGCGCACTGGCCCGCGAGCTCGTCGCGAAACTCACCGCCGACCCGGGGGTGTCCCCGGCCCAGGCGGCGCGCGGCCTCGCCGGCAGCCCCGCCGGGCCGCACCGCGCCGTGGTGCTCGCGGACGACCGGGCCGGGCTGCTCGACGGCCTGGCCGCGCTGGCCGCCGGCCTGCCCGCCGACCATCTCGTCACCGGACAGGCCGTCACCGGCGCCGGAACGGCCTTCGTCTTCCCCGGCCAGGGCTCCCAGTGGCCGGGCATGGCGACGGAGCTGTACGCGGGGTCGGACGTCTTCCGCGACCGGATCGACGCCGTGGCCGCCGAACTGGGCCGGTGGACCGACTGGAACCTCCTCGACGCCATGGCCGGCGCGGAGGGCGCGCCGGGATTCGAACGGGTCGACGTGGTGCAGCCCGCGCTGTTCGCGATGATGGTGTCGCTGGCCGCGCAGTGGGAGTCGTACGGGGTCGCCCCGACGGCCGTGATCGGCCACTCGCAGGGCGAGATCGCCGCCGCGCACGTCGCCGGGATCCTCAGCCTCCAGGACGCCGTACGCATCGTGGTGATGCGCGGCCGCGTCCTGCGCAAGCTGACCGGGCGCGGCGGGATGCTCTCGGTGCCGATGCCGTACGAGTGGGTCGAGCGCTACGTCGCGGAGCACTCGGCACGGCTGGCGCTCGCCGCCGAGAACGGCCCCGGCAACCTCGTCGTCTCCGGCGATGTGCCCGCCCTGGAGGAACTGGTCCAGCGGTGCGCGGAGGAAGGCGTCCGGGCCCGGATGGTGAAGGTCGACTACCCCTCCCACTCGCCGCAGATCGACGAGATCCGCGACGAACTGCTCGCCGGCATCGCCGGCGTGGCCCCCCGACCCGGCCGGATCCCCTACTACTCCTCGGTGGCCGCCGGCCGTATCGACGGCACCGAACTGGACGCCGGCTACTGGTTCCGGAACCTGCGGCGCACGGTGCGCTTCGAGTCCGCGGTGCGCGCCGCGGCGGACGACGGCCATCTGCGGTTCGTGGAGAGCAGCCCGCACCCCGTGCTCGTGCGGGGACTGCAGCGCACGCTGCGCGAGGTGCCGGACGGCCGGGTGATCGAGTCGGTGCGGCGCGGTGAGGGCGGACCCGACCGGTTCCTGCGCTCGGCGGCCGAGGCGTACACGCACGGTGCGGACGTCGCCTGGCCCGGCGCGCTGTTCAGCTGA
- a CDS encoding acetylserotonin O-methyltransferase: MSGNGQKNGPVDEESTPDQERAAASRTLLGALTGSWVAQACYAAAVLGISDILAEGPKAAAEIAGECDAQPDGVHRILRALASVGIFAQDEQDRFSLTPVSALLRSDTPHSLRNSAIMLGEEVFRSFGALVHAVRTGTPAFDEVHGMPMYTYLQEHQEVARTFNAALGSRGAVPAAFAHCSLDGVRTVVDIGGGNGNLLAEVLTDRPELHGVLLELPEAVSQARQRLEAAGLTDRTTLVEGSFFEEVPTGGDLYLLSRCLHNWTDEKALAILRTTRAALPPGGRLVILEKVIPSGPGPSQAKVYDLLMLAMVEGRNRTAPEYRALAEKAGFEVTAVHPAPATDPNGEGAIEVIAV, encoded by the coding sequence ATGAGTGGAAATGGCCAGAAGAACGGCCCGGTCGACGAGGAATCGACGCCGGATCAGGAAAGGGCGGCCGCGAGCCGCACCCTGCTCGGTGCGCTCACCGGATCCTGGGTGGCACAGGCCTGTTATGCCGCCGCGGTGCTCGGGATCTCCGACATCCTGGCCGAAGGCCCCAAAGCGGCGGCGGAGATAGCCGGGGAATGCGATGCGCAACCGGACGGGGTGCACAGAATTCTGCGGGCACTCGCCTCGGTCGGAATCTTCGCGCAGGACGAGCAGGACAGGTTCTCGCTCACTCCGGTCTCCGCCCTGCTCCGTTCGGACACACCCCACTCCCTGCGGAACAGCGCGATCATGCTCGGCGAGGAGGTGTTCCGCTCGTTCGGCGCGCTCGTGCACGCCGTCCGCACCGGAACGCCCGCCTTCGACGAGGTGCACGGCATGCCGATGTACACCTATCTGCAGGAGCACCAGGAGGTCGCCCGCACCTTCAACGCGGCGCTGGGCAGCCGCGGCGCGGTGCCCGCCGCGTTCGCGCACTGCTCACTCGACGGCGTCCGCACCGTCGTGGACATCGGCGGCGGCAACGGGAACCTGCTCGCCGAGGTGCTCACGGACCGACCGGAGCTGCACGGAGTGCTTCTCGAACTGCCCGAGGCGGTGAGCCAGGCCCGGCAGCGGCTGGAAGCCGCCGGCCTCACCGACCGGACGACGCTGGTGGAGGGCAGCTTCTTCGAGGAGGTCCCCACCGGCGGCGACCTCTATCTGCTCTCCCGCTGTCTGCACAACTGGACCGACGAGAAGGCCCTGGCCATCCTGCGCACCACCCGCGCTGCCCTGCCACCGGGCGGCCGCCTGGTGATCCTGGAGAAGGTCATCCCCTCAGGACCCGGCCCCAGCCAGGCCAAGGTGTACGACCTGCTGATGCTGGCGATGGTCGAGGGCCGCAACAGGACGGCACCGGAGTACCGCGCGCTCGCCGAGAAGGCGGGCTTCGAGGTCACGGCCGTCCATCCGGCACCGGCCACCGACCCCAACGGGGAGGGTGCCATCGAGGTCATCGCCGTCTAG
- a CDS encoding maleylpyruvate isomerase family mycothiol-dependent enzyme — protein MTPAESHQEDDVPTQATEALRADRSALLDLCAGLCEADWKTESGCPGWSVQDVVAHMGALFTSVVAPGTLPDTAGLATERAQDVHVEFRRSWSAAQVVRDYASVSTEAIGALERLAAADRQLDLGDLGTHPAALLPNAFAFDHYTHIRADLFAPRGPLTGTPPPSDELRLTAAIDWIEAALPQQNRELLAGLSGSADLVLDGPGGRTVKLGAGGRTVRVAGDTTSFVRWITQRGSWEELDVTAYGDPDQAALLRRLRVW, from the coding sequence ATGACTCCCGCTGAATCCCACCAGGAGGACGACGTGCCGACGCAAGCGACAGAGGCATTACGGGCGGACCGCAGCGCACTTCTCGATCTGTGCGCGGGGCTGTGCGAGGCGGACTGGAAGACGGAGAGCGGCTGCCCCGGCTGGTCCGTACAGGATGTCGTGGCGCACATGGGCGCACTGTTCACCTCGGTGGTCGCTCCGGGGACGCTGCCCGACACCGCGGGCCTCGCCACCGAGCGGGCGCAGGACGTCCATGTGGAGTTCCGGCGCTCCTGGTCGGCCGCCCAGGTCGTCCGGGACTACGCGTCGGTCAGCACCGAGGCCATCGGGGCGCTGGAGCGCCTCGCGGCCGCCGACCGGCAGCTGGACCTCGGTGACCTGGGGACGCATCCGGCGGCGCTGCTGCCCAACGCCTTCGCCTTCGACCACTACACCCACATCCGCGCCGACCTGTTCGCTCCGCGCGGCCCGCTGACCGGGACGCCGCCGCCCTCCGACGAGCTGCGGCTCACGGCCGCGATCGACTGGATCGAGGCGGCCCTGCCGCAGCAGAACCGGGAGCTGCTCGCGGGGCTCTCGGGCTCGGCCGACCTGGTGCTCGACGGGCCAGGCGGCCGCACCGTCAAGCTGGGGGCCGGCGGCCGGACCGTGCGGGTCGCCGGCGACACCACGTCGTTCGTCCGCTGGATCACCCAGCGCGGCAGTTGGGAGGAACTCGACGTCACCGCGTACGGCGATCCGGATCAGGCGGCGCTGCTGCGCCGGCTGCGGGTGTGGTGA
- a CDS encoding DUF3050 domain-containing protein: MSRYDWEIDNPGIARLEQAVEGARSRVVGHPVYHSLDSLGAVVTFMEHHVFAVWDFMSLLKSLQRTLTCVSVPWIPSGPAASRRLINDIVLVEESDEIGEGFISHFELYLQGMAEAGADTGPIDSLVALLREGKPVLPSLKEAGAPAASIEFATKTWEFIENSPVHCQAAAFAFGREDLIPDMFDKVVAVNRDQGNRLGSFVDYLERHIEVDGEEHTPMAMQMLADLCGDDQDKWAECEEAINGALDARVRLWDGILAEVRA, encoded by the coding sequence ATGTCACGCTACGACTGGGAAATCGACAACCCCGGTATCGCCCGCCTCGAGCAGGCCGTGGAAGGCGCCCGCAGCCGGGTCGTCGGCCACCCCGTCTACCACAGCCTGGACAGCCTGGGCGCGGTGGTCACGTTCATGGAGCACCACGTTTTCGCCGTCTGGGACTTCATGTCCCTGCTGAAGTCGCTGCAGCGGACCCTGACCTGCGTCTCCGTGCCGTGGATCCCGAGCGGCCCGGCCGCGAGCCGGCGGCTCATCAACGACATCGTGCTGGTCGAGGAGAGCGACGAGATCGGCGAGGGGTTCATCAGCCACTTCGAGCTCTATCTGCAGGGCATGGCCGAGGCGGGCGCCGACACCGGGCCGATCGACTCCCTGGTGGCGCTGCTGCGCGAGGGCAAGCCGGTGCTGCCGTCCCTGAAGGAGGCGGGCGCGCCCGCCGCGTCCATCGAATTCGCCACGAAGACCTGGGAGTTCATCGAGAACTCTCCGGTGCACTGCCAGGCGGCGGCCTTCGCCTTCGGCCGCGAGGACCTGATTCCGGACATGTTCGACAAGGTGGTCGCCGTCAACCGCGACCAGGGCAACCGGCTCGGTTCCTTTGTCGACTATCTGGAACGGCACATCGAGGTGGACGGCGAGGAGCACACCCCGATGGCCATGCAGATGCTCGCCGACCTGTGCGGCGACGACCAGGACAAGTGGGCCGAGTGCGAGGAGGCCATCAACGGGGCACTCGACGCCCGGGTCCGGCTGTGGGACGGCATCCTCGCGGAAGTCCGTGCCTGA
- a CDS encoding maleylpyruvate isomerase N-terminal domain-containing protein, with the protein MFPDFTTTPEDLRRAAARTAALLRTVPDPGAPVPGLAWTIGETAAHLVVELQHYAGFAGGELDARTVLDVLPTGPGVTPGELNAAANAQLLAGFPERDPKVLADLLESAAADFGAAAGSRRPDEPVLTTNGLHMTVPVMAATLLGEQVVHGLDIARARRTPWPVARRDGLLIVEGVLAMAPEYVDRKRAAGMHIAYELRFRGGPGYRFAVDDGTAVVTPAGARADCRITADPAAFVLMGYGRVGQWGQVLRGRIVAGGRKPWRASAFGSLLTPV; encoded by the coding sequence ATGTTCCCCGACTTCACCACGACCCCGGAAGACCTGCGGCGGGCCGCGGCCCGCACGGCCGCACTGCTGCGGACCGTGCCCGATCCCGGCGCGCCCGTGCCGGGCCTGGCGTGGACCATCGGCGAGACCGCCGCCCATCTCGTCGTGGAACTCCAGCACTACGCGGGCTTCGCCGGCGGCGAGCTGGACGCCCGCACCGTGCTGGACGTCCTGCCCACCGGGCCGGGGGTGACCCCGGGCGAACTGAACGCCGCCGCGAATGCCCAGCTGCTCGCGGGGTTCCCCGAGCGGGACCCGAAGGTCCTCGCCGACCTGCTGGAGTCGGCGGCCGCCGACTTCGGTGCGGCGGCCGGAAGCCGCCGGCCGGACGAACCCGTCCTCACCACCAACGGTCTGCACATGACCGTGCCGGTGATGGCGGCGACCCTGCTCGGCGAACAGGTCGTCCACGGCCTGGACATCGCCCGCGCCCGGCGGACGCCCTGGCCGGTGGCCCGCAGGGACGGGCTGCTGATCGTCGAGGGCGTGCTCGCGATGGCCCCGGAGTACGTCGACCGGAAGCGGGCGGCCGGGATGCACATCGCGTACGAGCTGCGCTTCCGCGGCGGCCCGGGATACCGGTTCGCGGTGGACGACGGGACGGCCGTGGTGACCCCGGCGGGCGCCCGCGCCGACTGCCGGATCACCGCAGACCCGGCGGCCTTCGTGCTGATGGGCTACGGCAGGGTCGGCCAGTGGGGCCAGGTGCTGCGCGGCCGGATCGTCGCCGGCGGACGGAAGCCCTGGCGCGCCTCGGCGTTCGGGTCGCTGCTCACCCCCGTCTGA
- a CDS encoding helix-turn-helix domain-containing protein — MHISSDSTELLVQRREAMGLTQEDLARRTGLSVRMISDLERGRTRKPHPRSLQLLTTALELDPSDMARLASGRAPEADPAAVPGPPGKPVAQVVVPQQIPMAARHFAGRDRELRSLTALLEHQGRHAGLAVIDGPLGVGKTALAVRWAHQHADRFPDGQLYVNLRGSTPAGPGPDEAIADFLDSLGVQQDQVPAGLPARSALLRSLLAGKRMLLVLDDARSAEQVSPLLPGAAGCLTLVTSRRKLVSLVAHHGAHPVSVDVLSFQDARASLEVLLGHSRVVAEEEATAELINICRRSPLALSTAGAHAALHPSMRITTLVAQLPVQPGPHLPGVELF; from the coding sequence ATGCACATCAGCAGTGACTCGACCGAACTTCTCGTCCAGCGCAGGGAGGCCATGGGCCTCACTCAGGAGGACCTGGCCCGGCGCACCGGGCTGAGCGTCCGCATGATCAGTGACCTGGAACGCGGAAGGACCCGCAAACCCCATCCCCGCTCCCTGCAACTCCTCACCACCGCACTGGAGTTAGATCCGAGCGACATGGCGCGGCTCGCCTCCGGCCGGGCCCCCGAAGCCGACCCCGCGGCGGTGCCAGGACCGCCCGGCAAGCCCGTCGCCCAGGTGGTGGTCCCGCAGCAGATACCCATGGCGGCCCGGCACTTCGCCGGCCGGGACCGGGAGCTGCGCTCGCTCACCGCGCTGCTCGAACACCAGGGGCGGCACGCCGGACTGGCCGTGATCGACGGCCCGCTGGGGGTGGGCAAGACCGCCCTCGCTGTGCGCTGGGCCCATCAGCACGCCGACCGCTTCCCGGACGGCCAGCTCTATGTGAACCTGCGCGGCAGCACGCCCGCCGGGCCGGGGCCCGACGAGGCGATCGCGGACTTCCTCGACTCGCTCGGAGTGCAGCAGGACCAGGTGCCCGCCGGGCTGCCCGCGCGGTCGGCGCTGCTGCGGAGCCTGCTCGCCGGCAAGCGGATGCTGCTGGTGCTGGACGACGCCCGGTCCGCGGAACAGGTGTCGCCGCTGCTGCCGGGCGCCGCGGGGTGTCTGACGCTGGTGACCAGCCGCCGCAAGCTCGTCAGCCTGGTGGCCCATCACGGGGCGCACCCGGTCAGTGTGGACGTGCTCTCCTTCCAGGACGCCCGCGCCTCGCTGGAGGTGCTGCTCGGCCACAGCAGAGTGGTGGCCGAGGAGGAGGCGACGGCCGAGTTGATCAACATCTGCCGCCGCTCCCCCCTCGCGCTGAGTACGGCCGGCGCGCACGCCGCCCTGCACCCCTCCATGCGGATCACCACCCTGGTCGCGCAACTGCCCGTCCAGCCAGGCCCGCACCTTCCCGGCGTGGAGCTCTTCTGA
- a CDS encoding DHA2 family efflux MFS transporter permease subunit, with amino-acid sequence MRNLRGNPWATLIVISLGYFMTLLDLTIVNIAIPDVVDDLGASLDQILWVINGYTLVLAALLITAGRIGDLWGPRSTFAAGVALFTLASMACGFATDPGQLIAFRAVQGLGAAILMPQTLTILTHSFPPERRGTAFGIWGAVAGIAAIAGPTVGGLLVTAFGWRWIFFINLPIAIVVLAGTFAVVTEVRGSGSRRLDPLGVLLITLALLALCYGLVEGQRYDWGTVVPFIGIPLVLGIGVVLLAVFLGLQARSQKRDPLIPFALFRNRDYALMNVVGGAVNIGMLGFLLLFNLYLQSVAGMSALRAGLTLAPAAMVSMVLAPLAGRLTDRIDGRYILVSGLLLFAAGMGWMAAIAQPDSRWYHFLPPLLVAGAGMGGTFAPMPTIAMREVRPELSGAASGVFNSNRQFGAVIGTAAVGALLQNRLVASIGDQADSRSLALPEQYRASFVSGLRSTAERGLEVGSGSASGPPAGVPAEVAGQLREAGRQALAHGFIDAMHATIALPVAATVLAALTCLAVKRPAARPAVEKEDRKKAMTQ; translated from the coding sequence ATGAGGAACCTGCGCGGCAACCCGTGGGCCACGCTGATCGTCATCTCGCTCGGCTACTTCATGACGCTGCTCGACCTGACGATCGTCAACATCGCCATCCCGGACGTGGTCGATGACCTGGGCGCCTCGCTCGATCAGATCCTGTGGGTCATCAACGGCTACACCCTGGTGCTCGCGGCACTGCTGATCACCGCGGGACGCATCGGCGACCTGTGGGGCCCGCGCAGCACCTTCGCGGCCGGCGTCGCCCTGTTCACGCTCGCCTCGATGGCCTGCGGGTTCGCCACCGATCCGGGTCAGCTGATCGCGTTCCGGGCGGTTCAGGGGCTGGGGGCGGCGATCCTGATGCCGCAGACCCTGACCATCCTCACCCACAGCTTCCCGCCCGAGCGGCGCGGTACGGCCTTCGGGATCTGGGGCGCGGTGGCGGGCATCGCCGCGATAGCCGGGCCGACGGTGGGCGGTCTGCTCGTCACCGCGTTCGGCTGGCGGTGGATCTTCTTCATCAATCTGCCGATCGCGATCGTCGTCCTGGCCGGAACGTTCGCCGTCGTCACCGAGGTCCGCGGGAGCGGCTCCCGCCGGCTCGATCCGCTCGGCGTGCTGCTGATCACGCTGGCGCTGCTGGCGCTCTGCTACGGGCTGGTCGAGGGCCAGCGCTACGACTGGGGAACGGTGGTCCCGTTCATCGGCATCCCGCTGGTGCTCGGCATCGGGGTGGTACTCCTCGCCGTCTTCCTCGGGTTGCAGGCCCGCTCGCAGAAACGGGATCCGCTGATCCCGTTCGCCCTGTTCCGGAACCGCGACTACGCGCTGATGAACGTCGTCGGCGGTGCAGTCAACATCGGGATGCTCGGCTTCCTGCTGCTGTTCAACCTCTATCTGCAGTCGGTGGCCGGGATGAGCGCGCTGCGGGCGGGGCTCACCCTGGCGCCCGCCGCGATGGTGTCGATGGTCCTGGCGCCGCTGGCGGGACGGCTCACCGACCGGATCGACGGCCGCTACATCCTGGTCTCCGGGCTGCTGCTGTTCGCGGCCGGGATGGGATGGATGGCCGCGATCGCCCAACCCGACTCCCGCTGGTACCACTTCCTGCCCCCGCTGCTCGTCGCCGGAGCGGGCATGGGCGGGACGTTCGCGCCGATGCCGACCATCGCGATGCGCGAGGTGCGGCCCGAGCTCAGCGGGGCGGCCTCCGGGGTCTTCAACTCCAACCGGCAGTTCGGCGCGGTCATCGGCACCGCGGCGGTCGGTGCGCTGCTGCAGAACCGGCTCGTCGCGTCGATCGGCGACCAGGCGGACAGCCGCTCCCTGGCGCTGCCGGAGCAGTACCGCGCCTCCTTCGTGTCGGGGCTGCGCTCCACCGCCGAACGCGGTCTCGAAGTCGGGTCGGGCAGCGCGTCCGGGCCGCCGGCCGGGGTGCCCGCCGAGGTGGCCGGTCAACTGAGGGAGGCCGGGCGACAGGCCCTGGCCCACGGCTTCATCGACGCGATGCACGCGACGATCGCACTGCCCGTGGCCGCGACCGTGCTCGCCGCCCTCACCTGTCTGGCCGTCAAGCGGCCGGCCGCCAGGCCCGCCGTCGAAAAGGAAGACCGGAAGAAAGCGATGACGCAATGA
- the menD gene encoding 2-succinyl-5-enolpyruvyl-6-hydroxy-3-cyclohexene-1-carboxylic-acid synthase, with protein MNLSDQLTATVADELAQCGVTEAVISPGLHSGLLASALYRHPGLRLHVRIDERSAGFLALGLARASGRPVAVACTSGTAAANLHPAVLEARHARVPLIVITTDRKPVWRGTGANQTTDQVRMFGTSTGFFAELESVPGDEATAGYWRSVLSRTVAAAAGGPVQLNLMLPDPLENTAGAEAGQAGVANREPRPRIRVVRSLPEPQALEVPARGVVVVGDAAADPAGAVAFAEQAGWPLLAEPQSGARQGGNAITTYGYLLSHPGFRAVAHPEAVVAVGRAGVNLALLNYLGSVKELIVVDPAEDWADPARTATKVISRLGKPVQERTDPDWLRLWLDADKAALEALDSTLDAGGVTEPRIARDLAAALPPGSLLFAASSMPVRDVERTLRPRGDLRILANRGLSGIDGAVSSAIGAALAHEAETSGRAYALLGDLSLLHDQNGLITGAAPARPDLVIVVVNNNGGGIFSMTPQSEPIDGFETFFGTPHNVRLDAVARAADWPYTRAGSMTELLDAVRAPGPRLVEVVTDRRGNAEFHRFLAGAVGQAISESLTGPAPEAE; from the coding sequence ATGAACCTTTCCGACCAGCTCACCGCCACCGTGGCCGACGAACTGGCGCAGTGCGGGGTCACGGAGGCGGTGATCTCCCCCGGACTGCACTCGGGGCTGCTCGCCTCCGCCCTGTACCGGCACCCAGGGCTGCGGCTGCACGTACGGATCGACGAACGCTCCGCCGGATTCCTCGCGCTCGGCCTCGCCCGGGCCAGTGGTCGTCCGGTCGCGGTCGCCTGCACCTCCGGCACCGCGGCCGCCAACCTGCACCCGGCGGTCCTCGAGGCCCGGCACGCCCGGGTGCCGCTCATCGTGATCACCACCGACCGCAAGCCGGTCTGGCGCGGCACGGGCGCCAACCAGACGACCGACCAGGTGCGGATGTTCGGCACCTCGACCGGGTTCTTCGCCGAGTTGGAGTCCGTCCCCGGTGACGAGGCGACCGCCGGGTACTGGCGCTCGGTGCTCTCCCGTACCGTCGCGGCCGCGGCCGGAGGGCCCGTCCAGCTCAATCTGATGCTGCCCGATCCGCTGGAGAACACCGCCGGCGCCGAGGCCGGTCAGGCAGGCGTCGCGAACCGGGAACCGCGCCCGAGGATACGGGTGGTGCGCAGCCTGCCCGAGCCGCAGGCGCTGGAGGTTCCGGCGCGCGGGGTGGTCGTGGTCGGGGACGCCGCCGCGGACCCGGCCGGCGCCGTGGCCTTCGCCGAGCAGGCCGGCTGGCCGCTGCTGGCCGAACCCCAGAGCGGTGCCCGCCAGGGCGGCAACGCGATCACGACGTACGGCTATCTGCTGTCGCACCCCGGGTTCCGCGCGGTGGCGCACCCCGAGGCGGTGGTCGCCGTCGGCCGGGCCGGGGTGAACCTGGCACTGCTCAACTACCTCGGCTCAGTCAAGGAGTTGATCGTCGTGGATCCGGCGGAGGACTGGGCCGATCCGGCGCGCACCGCGACCAAGGTGATCTCCCGGCTCGGGAAGCCCGTGCAGGAGCGGACGGATCCGGACTGGCTGCGTCTGTGGCTGGACGCGGACAAGGCGGCCCTGGAGGCGCTGGACAGCACGCTCGACGCGGGCGGGGTCACCGAGCCCCGGATCGCCCGTGACCTGGCGGCCGCGCTGCCACCCGGATCGCTGCTCTTCGCCGCGTCGAGCATGCCGGTGCGCGATGTGGAGCGGACCCTGCGGCCGCGCGGCGACCTGCGCATCCTGGCCAACCGGGGGCTGAGCGGGATCGACGGGGCGGTGTCCAGCGCGATCGGTGCCGCACTGGCCCACGAGGCGGAGACGTCGGGGCGCGCGTACGCCCTGCTGGGCGATCTGTCCCTGCTGCACGACCAGAACGGGCTGATCACCGGGGCGGCTCCGGCCCGGCCGGACCTGGTGATCGTCGTGGTCAACAACAACGGCGGCGGGATCTTCTCGATGACCCCGCAGAGCGAACCCATCGACGGCTTCGAGACGTTCTTCGGCACGCCGCACAACGTGCGGCTCGACGCGGTCGCCCGCGCCGCCGACTGGCCCTACACCAGAGCCGGTTCGATGACGGAGCTGCTGGACGCGGTGCGCGCGCCGGGCCCCCGGCTCGTCGAGGTCGTCACCGACCGGCGCGGCAACGCCGAGTTCCACCGCTTCCTGGCGGGCGCCGTCGGCCAGGCGATCAGTGAGTCGCTGACCGGTCCCGCACCCGAGGCGGAGTGA